In Acropora muricata isolate sample 2 chromosome 11, ASM3666990v1, whole genome shotgun sequence, one DNA window encodes the following:
- the LOC136891014 gene encoding centrosomal protein of 128 kDa-like isoform X4 produces the protein MATSSGPWDETDDSVSYDAPAAKSRPPRRSTLRVSHLHQPYPRPPSPLRHASRTVAPKSRLGGVVADKVDDLAASLQATTEVLSTADRMLEHYRDINVEQDEEIAKLRAELEKSADILRKERVSRRRRLPATPPSSQSVSEDEHGRPARKRGPVRFDEDVRSDVEQLRQAVRNLKSEQNRLTGQLEREREERTRSEVDTWDSRQDHRSSNGAPGINARAELQERERLLNELRETEEASRRQAEVLVKGLDAERDVLRESQRLASERDRELETLRQQLQANQKTQQDEIENRLKEIQKENLLGEANESKLREEIRSVASELDSERRALEESEQEKRLLASKVEDLSARLELAERERREVMAELDAAVKRLDQSEGGKTAMVEQAEQLREQFTRADNEKKELARKLEEAQGRLEENELARKKLQGKLESLNRQLEEGQGDKERLVEQLESLRGQVAKSEREKDEIMQQAMKLTRNMTQRRQSIGPGSSGPAQLRRSFSRSDGAGGDHLSEMRRTLDRFELERDLDRRSHFGDSFYDGMPGRNARGVEDMDRLDMLHNLEALHQDMDRKDEQQERLIGQMRDLLTKYEDSEEQKKRYANELEAVNKKLKEAMRDVQELEGQLQDKENQLKDSDRKRTELRNKALQSIKEYRTKCKRLEREAEQGIQGNEPVKELREIKELRGKIAQLVMKLQEEAQQRQNIEERILEARQQERATKEEAASLYAQLQQERDAHTNSLRELEEQIQTLTANHEQALQDTAKKAHKHRGEIEEHMADMKIQLADEKSTIKALRKRQEKDREEMEKLNTDLNVATEENSKMKTRHEQAKEEVESLKEKIEVNQARIAQLEDALKRNQYALERAAEDQQSGLQKVDDQLDRIIGQVCRDADTPLPSLLSNGSIRNNSQLWIADMTGKFRWLSEELKARISNERRLKEQADWSHKRIRDVVEKADEDKEYFISELDKQSMLLDELAAQKKGLESKNKQNTDNIKALQDRIAQLTAHLETSTKALHATAEALDDRQKVLEEFEGLRGEQRERDKLHDKYVRYKERVGSIRRELQGAKSIAEDYRQEGLDASNLSSRLLESLDRISSPKAKQRKLYQFPDTPPTNLRPSKTVPDWSPISDNTMSNISENPSPFETPFKTEGKRGHKLKDYGNKGSLASTDLDFKER, from the exons ATGGCAACAAGTAGTGGTCCATGGGATGAAACTGATGACAGTGTGAGCTATGATGCCCCAGCAGCAAAAAGCCGTCCCCCAAGAAGAAGCACACTTCGTGTAAGTCATCTGCACCAACCATATCCCAGACCACCTTCACCTCTTCGCCATGCCAGTCGCACAGTTGCACCAAAGTCGCGATTGGGTGGTGTTGTGGCTGACAAAGTTGATGACCTTGCAGCATCGTTGCAAGCTACAACAGAGGTCCTGTCCACTGCAGATCGTATGCTGGAGCATTACAGAGATATAAATGTAGAGCAAGATGAGGAAATTGCAAAG CTTAGGGCAGAACTTGAAAAGTCTGCTGATATTCTAAGAAAGGAGAGAGTTTCTCGCAGAAGACGCCTTCCTGCTACTCCTCCATCATCTCAG TCAGTCTCTGAAGATGAGCATGGCAGGCCAGCAAGAAAAAGAGGACCTGTGAGATTTGATGAAGATGTTAGATCTGAT GTTGAACAACTAAGGCAGGCTGTTAGAAACCTAAAAAGCGAGCAAAATCGTTTAACAGGACAATTGGAAAGAGAACGGGAGGAGCGGACAAG ATCAGAAGTGGATACTTGGGATAGTAGGCAAGACCATAGAAGTTCAAATGGTGCCCCAG GAATTAATGCCAGGGCTGAATTACAGGAGAG AGAAAGACTCTTAAATGAATTACGTGAAACAGAGGAAGCAAGCAGACGTCAAGCTGAAGTTCTAGTAAAG GGTCTTGATGCAGAACGTGATGTCTTGCGTGAAAGTCAACGACTGGCATCAGAACGAGATAGAGAGCTAGAGACATTAAGGCAACAG TTGCAGGCCAATCAAAAAACACAGCAAgatgaaattgaaaacagacTCAAGGAAATACAGAAGGAG AATTTATTGGGTGAAGCAAATGAAAGTAAGTTGCGAGAAGAAATTCGCTCTGTTGCCAG tGAGTTAGATTCTGAGCGTAGGGCTTTGGAAGAAAGTGAACAAGAGAAAAGGTTGCTTGCATCGAAGGTCGAAGATTTATCAGCAAGACTGGAACTAGCTGAGAGAGAACGCAGAGAG GTAATGGCAGAACTAGATGCTGCGGTAAAGAGATTGGATCAGAGTGAAGGAGGGAAAACTGCCATGGTAGAGCAG GCAGAACAGTTACGTGAACAGTTCACACGTGCTGACAACGAAAAGAAGGAGTTAGCGCGGAAACTGGAAGAAGCACAAGGAAGGCTAGAAGAGAATGAATTAGCACGCAAAAAATTGCAGGGAAAGCtggaaagtttgaatcgacAACTGGAAGAAGGACAAGGTGATAAGGAGCGACTTGTGGAACAACTTGAATCTCTCAGGGGTCAG GTTGCAAAGTCAGAACGAGAGAAGGACGAAATCATGCAGCAGGCGATGAAACTAACAAGAAACATGACTCAAAGACGTCAGTCAATTGGCCCAGGTTCCTCAGGACCAGCTCAGCTGAGGAGGAGTTTCAGTCGAAGTGATGGGGCTGGAGGTGATCATTTGTCCGAAATGAGAAGAACCTTGGACAGGTTTGAATTAGAGAGGGATCTAGATCGGAGAAGTCACTTTGGCGATTCGTTTTATGATGGAATGCCTGGAAGAAACGCCAGGGGAGTAGAGGACATGGACCG ACTTGATATGCTGCACAACTTAGAAGCTCTTCACCAGGATATGGATAGAAAGGACGAGCAGCAGGAGCGGTTGATTGGCCAGATGAGAGACTTACTGACCAAGTACGAAGATAGCGAAGAGCAGAAGAAACGCTATGCAAATGAACTGGAGGCTGTTAACAAGAAACTGAAGGAGGCTATGAGAGATGTACAAGAGCTTGAAGGACAACTACAGGATAAAGAGAATCAGTTAAAAGATAGCGATAGGAAGAGAACTGAGCTGCGAAACAAGGCTTTGCAATCTATCAAAGA GTATCGTACAAAATGCAAAAGACTGGAACGAGAGGCTGAGCAAGGTATTCAAGGAAATGAACCAGTG AAGGAGTTAAGAGAAATAAAAGAACTTCGTGGCaagatagctcaactggttATGAAACTCCAAGAGGAAGCCCAGCAACGACAG AATATCGAGGAGCGCATTTTAGAGGCCAGACAACAAGAGAGGGCAACAAAAGAAGAGGCCGCTTCACTTTATGCGCAGCTGCAGCAA GAAAGAGATGCTCATACAAATTCCTTGAGGGAGCTGGAAGAGCAGATTCAAACTTTAacg GCTAATCACGAACAAGCATTACAAGACACCGCCAAAAAGGCCCACAAGCATAGAGGTGAAATAGAGGAACACATGGCAGACATGAAG ATTCAGCTAGCGGATGAAAAGTCCACCATCAAAGCCTTGCGAAAGCGTCAAGAAAAGGACAGAGAGGAAATGGAGAAACTCAACACCGATCTGAATGT AGCGACGGAGGAAaatagcaaaatgaaaacacgtcACGAACAAGCCAAAGAGGAAGTGGAGAGTTTG aaagaaaaaattgaggTGAACCAAGCCAG GATTGCTCAACTTGAGGACGCCTTGAAGCGCAATCAGTACGCACTGGAGCGAGCAGCTGAGGATCAACAG TCTGGTCTTCAAAAGGTCGATGATCAATTGGATCGAATCATTGGGCAGGTCTGCAGAGACGCGGACACTCCTCTCCCG TCCCTACTCTCAAACGGTAGCATAAGAAATAACTCTCAGCTCTGGATCGCCGACATGACT GGTAAATTTCGATGGCTCTCTGAGGAGCTGAAGGCTCGCATCTCAAACGAACGCCGACTCAAGGAGCAAGCAGACTGGAGTCACAAACGAATCAGG GATGTCGTCGAAAAAGCTGATGAAGACAAAGAATACTTCATTTCTGAACTGGACAAACAGAGCATGTTGCTTGATGAACTCGCCGCTCAGAAGAAAG GTTTAGAGTCAAAGAATAAACAAAATACCGATAACATTAAGGCTCTTCAG GATCGGATAGCTCAGCTGACTGCACATCTTGAGACG AGTACAAAAGCCTTGCACGCAACTGCTGAAGCCCTGGATGATCGGCAGAAGGTTCTAGAAGAATTTGAAGGTCTAAGG GGTGAACAGAGAGAGCGAGACAAACTTCACGACAAGTACGTCAG ATATAAGGAGAGAGTTGGAAGTATCCGTCGAGAACTTCAAGGAGCGAAATCGATTGCAGAGGATTACAGG CAAGAAGGTCTGGACGCTAGCAATTTGTCCTCAAGACTATTAGAG AGTCTGGACCGTATATCCAGTCCTAAAGCCAAGCAGCGCAAACTTTACCAATTTCCAGACACTCCTCCAACCAACTTGAG ACCCAGTAAAACTGTTCCTGATTGGTCTCCGATATCCGATAACACGATGTCTAATATCTCTGAAA ATCCGTCTCCTTTTGAAACTCCATTTAAAACAGAAGGAAAgagaggccacaaactcaaagATTATGGAAACAAAGGTTCCCTTGCCAGTACCGACTTGGACTTTAAAGAGAGGTAG
- the LOC136891014 gene encoding centrosomal protein of 128 kDa-like isoform X2: MATSSGPWDETDDSVSYDAPAAKSRPPRRSTLRVSHLHQPYPRPPSPLRHASRTVAPKSRLGGVVADKVDDLAASLQATTEVLSTADRMLEHYRDINVEQDEEIAKLRAELEKSADILRKERVSRRRRLPATPPSSQSVSEDEHGRPARKRGPVRFDEDVRSDVEQLRQAVRNLKSEQNRLTGQLEREREERTRSEVDTWDSRQDHRSSNGAPGINARAELQERERLLNELRETEEASRRQAEVLVKGLDAERDVLRESQRLASERDRELETLRQQLQANQKTQQDEIENRLKEIQKEMRAERESWEKKQHEVGQLASELQNVRNLLGEANESKLREEIRSVASELDSERRALEESEQEKRLLASKVEDLSARLELAERERREVMAELDAAVKRLDQSEGGKTAMVEQAEQLREQFTRADNEKKELARKLEEAQGRLEENELARKKLQGKLESLNRQLEEGQGDKERLVEQLESLRGQVAKSEREKDEIMQQAMKLTRNMTQRRQSIGPGSSGPAQLRRSFSRSDGAGGDHLSEMRRTLDRFELERDLDRRSHFGDSFYDGMPGRNARGVEDMDRLDMLHNLEALHQDMDRKDEQQERLIGQMRDLLTKYEDSEEQKKRYANELEAVNKKLKEAMRDVQELEGQLQDKENQLKDSDRKRTELRNKALQSIKEYRTKCKRLEREAEQGIQGNEPVKELREIKELRGKIAQLVMKLQEEAQQRQNIEERILEARQQERATKEEAASLYAQLQQERDAHTNSLRELEEQIQTLTANHEQALQDTAKKAHKHRGEIEEHMADMKIQLADEKSTIKALRKRQEKDREEMEKLNTDLNVATEENSKMKTRHEQAKEEVESLKEKIEVNQARIAQLEDALKRNQYALERAAEDQQSGLQKVDDQLDRIIGQVCRDADTPLPSLLSNGSIRNNSQLWIADMTGKFRWLSEELKARISNERRLKEQADWSHKRIRDVVEKADEDKEYFISELDKQSMLLDELAAQKKGLESKNKQNTDNIKALQDRIAQLTAHLETSTKALHATAEALDDRQKVLEEFEGLRGEQRERDKLHDKYVRYKERVGSIRRELQGAKSIAEDYRQEGLDASNLSSRLLESLDRISSPKAKQRKLYQFPDTPPTNLRPSKTVPDWSPISDNTMSNISENPSPFETPFKTEGKRGHKLKDYGNKGSLASTDLDFKER, translated from the exons ATGGCAACAAGTAGTGGTCCATGGGATGAAACTGATGACAGTGTGAGCTATGATGCCCCAGCAGCAAAAAGCCGTCCCCCAAGAAGAAGCACACTTCGTGTAAGTCATCTGCACCAACCATATCCCAGACCACCTTCACCTCTTCGCCATGCCAGTCGCACAGTTGCACCAAAGTCGCGATTGGGTGGTGTTGTGGCTGACAAAGTTGATGACCTTGCAGCATCGTTGCAAGCTACAACAGAGGTCCTGTCCACTGCAGATCGTATGCTGGAGCATTACAGAGATATAAATGTAGAGCAAGATGAGGAAATTGCAAAG CTTAGGGCAGAACTTGAAAAGTCTGCTGATATTCTAAGAAAGGAGAGAGTTTCTCGCAGAAGACGCCTTCCTGCTACTCCTCCATCATCTCAG TCAGTCTCTGAAGATGAGCATGGCAGGCCAGCAAGAAAAAGAGGACCTGTGAGATTTGATGAAGATGTTAGATCTGAT GTTGAACAACTAAGGCAGGCTGTTAGAAACCTAAAAAGCGAGCAAAATCGTTTAACAGGACAATTGGAAAGAGAACGGGAGGAGCGGACAAG ATCAGAAGTGGATACTTGGGATAGTAGGCAAGACCATAGAAGTTCAAATGGTGCCCCAG GAATTAATGCCAGGGCTGAATTACAGGAGAG AGAAAGACTCTTAAATGAATTACGTGAAACAGAGGAAGCAAGCAGACGTCAAGCTGAAGTTCTAGTAAAG GGTCTTGATGCAGAACGTGATGTCTTGCGTGAAAGTCAACGACTGGCATCAGAACGAGATAGAGAGCTAGAGACATTAAGGCAACAG TTGCAGGCCAATCAAAAAACACAGCAAgatgaaattgaaaacagacTCAAGGAAATACAGAAGGAG ATGCGTGCTGAGCGAGAATCTTGGGAGAAGAAACAGCATGAAGTCGGTCAACTTGCCAGCGAATTGCAAAATGTTCGG AATTTATTGGGTGAAGCAAATGAAAGTAAGTTGCGAGAAGAAATTCGCTCTGTTGCCAG tGAGTTAGATTCTGAGCGTAGGGCTTTGGAAGAAAGTGAACAAGAGAAAAGGTTGCTTGCATCGAAGGTCGAAGATTTATCAGCAAGACTGGAACTAGCTGAGAGAGAACGCAGAGAG GTAATGGCAGAACTAGATGCTGCGGTAAAGAGATTGGATCAGAGTGAAGGAGGGAAAACTGCCATGGTAGAGCAG GCAGAACAGTTACGTGAACAGTTCACACGTGCTGACAACGAAAAGAAGGAGTTAGCGCGGAAACTGGAAGAAGCACAAGGAAGGCTAGAAGAGAATGAATTAGCACGCAAAAAATTGCAGGGAAAGCtggaaagtttgaatcgacAACTGGAAGAAGGACAAGGTGATAAGGAGCGACTTGTGGAACAACTTGAATCTCTCAGGGGTCAG GTTGCAAAGTCAGAACGAGAGAAGGACGAAATCATGCAGCAGGCGATGAAACTAACAAGAAACATGACTCAAAGACGTCAGTCAATTGGCCCAGGTTCCTCAGGACCAGCTCAGCTGAGGAGGAGTTTCAGTCGAAGTGATGGGGCTGGAGGTGATCATTTGTCCGAAATGAGAAGAACCTTGGACAGGTTTGAATTAGAGAGGGATCTAGATCGGAGAAGTCACTTTGGCGATTCGTTTTATGATGGAATGCCTGGAAGAAACGCCAGGGGAGTAGAGGACATGGACCG ACTTGATATGCTGCACAACTTAGAAGCTCTTCACCAGGATATGGATAGAAAGGACGAGCAGCAGGAGCGGTTGATTGGCCAGATGAGAGACTTACTGACCAAGTACGAAGATAGCGAAGAGCAGAAGAAACGCTATGCAAATGAACTGGAGGCTGTTAACAAGAAACTGAAGGAGGCTATGAGAGATGTACAAGAGCTTGAAGGACAACTACAGGATAAAGAGAATCAGTTAAAAGATAGCGATAGGAAGAGAACTGAGCTGCGAAACAAGGCTTTGCAATCTATCAAAGA GTATCGTACAAAATGCAAAAGACTGGAACGAGAGGCTGAGCAAGGTATTCAAGGAAATGAACCAGTG AAGGAGTTAAGAGAAATAAAAGAACTTCGTGGCaagatagctcaactggttATGAAACTCCAAGAGGAAGCCCAGCAACGACAG AATATCGAGGAGCGCATTTTAGAGGCCAGACAACAAGAGAGGGCAACAAAAGAAGAGGCCGCTTCACTTTATGCGCAGCTGCAGCAA GAAAGAGATGCTCATACAAATTCCTTGAGGGAGCTGGAAGAGCAGATTCAAACTTTAacg GCTAATCACGAACAAGCATTACAAGACACCGCCAAAAAGGCCCACAAGCATAGAGGTGAAATAGAGGAACACATGGCAGACATGAAG ATTCAGCTAGCGGATGAAAAGTCCACCATCAAAGCCTTGCGAAAGCGTCAAGAAAAGGACAGAGAGGAAATGGAGAAACTCAACACCGATCTGAATGT AGCGACGGAGGAAaatagcaaaatgaaaacacgtcACGAACAAGCCAAAGAGGAAGTGGAGAGTTTG aaagaaaaaattgaggTGAACCAAGCCAG GATTGCTCAACTTGAGGACGCCTTGAAGCGCAATCAGTACGCACTGGAGCGAGCAGCTGAGGATCAACAG TCTGGTCTTCAAAAGGTCGATGATCAATTGGATCGAATCATTGGGCAGGTCTGCAGAGACGCGGACACTCCTCTCCCG TCCCTACTCTCAAACGGTAGCATAAGAAATAACTCTCAGCTCTGGATCGCCGACATGACT GGTAAATTTCGATGGCTCTCTGAGGAGCTGAAGGCTCGCATCTCAAACGAACGCCGACTCAAGGAGCAAGCAGACTGGAGTCACAAACGAATCAGG GATGTCGTCGAAAAAGCTGATGAAGACAAAGAATACTTCATTTCTGAACTGGACAAACAGAGCATGTTGCTTGATGAACTCGCCGCTCAGAAGAAAG GTTTAGAGTCAAAGAATAAACAAAATACCGATAACATTAAGGCTCTTCAG GATCGGATAGCTCAGCTGACTGCACATCTTGAGACG AGTACAAAAGCCTTGCACGCAACTGCTGAAGCCCTGGATGATCGGCAGAAGGTTCTAGAAGAATTTGAAGGTCTAAGG GGTGAACAGAGAGAGCGAGACAAACTTCACGACAAGTACGTCAG ATATAAGGAGAGAGTTGGAAGTATCCGTCGAGAACTTCAAGGAGCGAAATCGATTGCAGAGGATTACAGG CAAGAAGGTCTGGACGCTAGCAATTTGTCCTCAAGACTATTAGAG AGTCTGGACCGTATATCCAGTCCTAAAGCCAAGCAGCGCAAACTTTACCAATTTCCAGACACTCCTCCAACCAACTTGAG ACCCAGTAAAACTGTTCCTGATTGGTCTCCGATATCCGATAACACGATGTCTAATATCTCTGAAA ATCCGTCTCCTTTTGAAACTCCATTTAAAACAGAAGGAAAgagaggccacaaactcaaagATTATGGAAACAAAGGTTCCCTTGCCAGTACCGACTTGGACTTTAAAGAGAGGTAG
- the LOC136891014 gene encoding centrosomal protein of 128 kDa-like isoform X1, whose translation MATSSGPWDETDDSVSYDAPAAKSRPPRRSTLRVSHLHQPYPRPPSPLRHASRTVAPKSRLGGVVADKVDDLAASLQATTEVLSTADRMLEHYRDINVEQDEEIAKLRAELEKSADILRKERVSRRRRLPATPPSSQSVSEDEHGRPARKRGPVRFDEDVRSDVEQLRQAVRNLKSEQNRLTGQLEREREERTRSEVDTWDSRQDHRSSNGAPVGINARAELQERERLLNELRETEEASRRQAEVLVKGLDAERDVLRESQRLASERDRELETLRQQLQANQKTQQDEIENRLKEIQKEMRAERESWEKKQHEVGQLASELQNVRNLLGEANESKLREEIRSVASELDSERRALEESEQEKRLLASKVEDLSARLELAERERREVMAELDAAVKRLDQSEGGKTAMVEQAEQLREQFTRADNEKKELARKLEEAQGRLEENELARKKLQGKLESLNRQLEEGQGDKERLVEQLESLRGQVAKSEREKDEIMQQAMKLTRNMTQRRQSIGPGSSGPAQLRRSFSRSDGAGGDHLSEMRRTLDRFELERDLDRRSHFGDSFYDGMPGRNARGVEDMDRLDMLHNLEALHQDMDRKDEQQERLIGQMRDLLTKYEDSEEQKKRYANELEAVNKKLKEAMRDVQELEGQLQDKENQLKDSDRKRTELRNKALQSIKEYRTKCKRLEREAEQGIQGNEPVKELREIKELRGKIAQLVMKLQEEAQQRQNIEERILEARQQERATKEEAASLYAQLQQERDAHTNSLRELEEQIQTLTANHEQALQDTAKKAHKHRGEIEEHMADMKIQLADEKSTIKALRKRQEKDREEMEKLNTDLNVATEENSKMKTRHEQAKEEVESLKEKIEVNQARIAQLEDALKRNQYALERAAEDQQSGLQKVDDQLDRIIGQVCRDADTPLPSLLSNGSIRNNSQLWIADMTGKFRWLSEELKARISNERRLKEQADWSHKRIRDVVEKADEDKEYFISELDKQSMLLDELAAQKKGLESKNKQNTDNIKALQDRIAQLTAHLETSTKALHATAEALDDRQKVLEEFEGLRGEQRERDKLHDKYVRYKERVGSIRRELQGAKSIAEDYRQEGLDASNLSSRLLESLDRISSPKAKQRKLYQFPDTPPTNLRPSKTVPDWSPISDNTMSNISENPSPFETPFKTEGKRGHKLKDYGNKGSLASTDLDFKER comes from the exons ATGGCAACAAGTAGTGGTCCATGGGATGAAACTGATGACAGTGTGAGCTATGATGCCCCAGCAGCAAAAAGCCGTCCCCCAAGAAGAAGCACACTTCGTGTAAGTCATCTGCACCAACCATATCCCAGACCACCTTCACCTCTTCGCCATGCCAGTCGCACAGTTGCACCAAAGTCGCGATTGGGTGGTGTTGTGGCTGACAAAGTTGATGACCTTGCAGCATCGTTGCAAGCTACAACAGAGGTCCTGTCCACTGCAGATCGTATGCTGGAGCATTACAGAGATATAAATGTAGAGCAAGATGAGGAAATTGCAAAG CTTAGGGCAGAACTTGAAAAGTCTGCTGATATTCTAAGAAAGGAGAGAGTTTCTCGCAGAAGACGCCTTCCTGCTACTCCTCCATCATCTCAG TCAGTCTCTGAAGATGAGCATGGCAGGCCAGCAAGAAAAAGAGGACCTGTGAGATTTGATGAAGATGTTAGATCTGAT GTTGAACAACTAAGGCAGGCTGTTAGAAACCTAAAAAGCGAGCAAAATCGTTTAACAGGACAATTGGAAAGAGAACGGGAGGAGCGGACAAG ATCAGAAGTGGATACTTGGGATAGTAGGCAAGACCATAGAAGTTCAAATGGTGCCCCA GTAGGAATTAATGCCAGGGCTGAATTACAGGAGAG AGAAAGACTCTTAAATGAATTACGTGAAACAGAGGAAGCAAGCAGACGTCAAGCTGAAGTTCTAGTAAAG GGTCTTGATGCAGAACGTGATGTCTTGCGTGAAAGTCAACGACTGGCATCAGAACGAGATAGAGAGCTAGAGACATTAAGGCAACAG TTGCAGGCCAATCAAAAAACACAGCAAgatgaaattgaaaacagacTCAAGGAAATACAGAAGGAG ATGCGTGCTGAGCGAGAATCTTGGGAGAAGAAACAGCATGAAGTCGGTCAACTTGCCAGCGAATTGCAAAATGTTCGG AATTTATTGGGTGAAGCAAATGAAAGTAAGTTGCGAGAAGAAATTCGCTCTGTTGCCAG tGAGTTAGATTCTGAGCGTAGGGCTTTGGAAGAAAGTGAACAAGAGAAAAGGTTGCTTGCATCGAAGGTCGAAGATTTATCAGCAAGACTGGAACTAGCTGAGAGAGAACGCAGAGAG GTAATGGCAGAACTAGATGCTGCGGTAAAGAGATTGGATCAGAGTGAAGGAGGGAAAACTGCCATGGTAGAGCAG GCAGAACAGTTACGTGAACAGTTCACACGTGCTGACAACGAAAAGAAGGAGTTAGCGCGGAAACTGGAAGAAGCACAAGGAAGGCTAGAAGAGAATGAATTAGCACGCAAAAAATTGCAGGGAAAGCtggaaagtttgaatcgacAACTGGAAGAAGGACAAGGTGATAAGGAGCGACTTGTGGAACAACTTGAATCTCTCAGGGGTCAG GTTGCAAAGTCAGAACGAGAGAAGGACGAAATCATGCAGCAGGCGATGAAACTAACAAGAAACATGACTCAAAGACGTCAGTCAATTGGCCCAGGTTCCTCAGGACCAGCTCAGCTGAGGAGGAGTTTCAGTCGAAGTGATGGGGCTGGAGGTGATCATTTGTCCGAAATGAGAAGAACCTTGGACAGGTTTGAATTAGAGAGGGATCTAGATCGGAGAAGTCACTTTGGCGATTCGTTTTATGATGGAATGCCTGGAAGAAACGCCAGGGGAGTAGAGGACATGGACCG ACTTGATATGCTGCACAACTTAGAAGCTCTTCACCAGGATATGGATAGAAAGGACGAGCAGCAGGAGCGGTTGATTGGCCAGATGAGAGACTTACTGACCAAGTACGAAGATAGCGAAGAGCAGAAGAAACGCTATGCAAATGAACTGGAGGCTGTTAACAAGAAACTGAAGGAGGCTATGAGAGATGTACAAGAGCTTGAAGGACAACTACAGGATAAAGAGAATCAGTTAAAAGATAGCGATAGGAAGAGAACTGAGCTGCGAAACAAGGCTTTGCAATCTATCAAAGA GTATCGTACAAAATGCAAAAGACTGGAACGAGAGGCTGAGCAAGGTATTCAAGGAAATGAACCAGTG AAGGAGTTAAGAGAAATAAAAGAACTTCGTGGCaagatagctcaactggttATGAAACTCCAAGAGGAAGCCCAGCAACGACAG AATATCGAGGAGCGCATTTTAGAGGCCAGACAACAAGAGAGGGCAACAAAAGAAGAGGCCGCTTCACTTTATGCGCAGCTGCAGCAA GAAAGAGATGCTCATACAAATTCCTTGAGGGAGCTGGAAGAGCAGATTCAAACTTTAacg GCTAATCACGAACAAGCATTACAAGACACCGCCAAAAAGGCCCACAAGCATAGAGGTGAAATAGAGGAACACATGGCAGACATGAAG ATTCAGCTAGCGGATGAAAAGTCCACCATCAAAGCCTTGCGAAAGCGTCAAGAAAAGGACAGAGAGGAAATGGAGAAACTCAACACCGATCTGAATGT AGCGACGGAGGAAaatagcaaaatgaaaacacgtcACGAACAAGCCAAAGAGGAAGTGGAGAGTTTG aaagaaaaaattgaggTGAACCAAGCCAG GATTGCTCAACTTGAGGACGCCTTGAAGCGCAATCAGTACGCACTGGAGCGAGCAGCTGAGGATCAACAG TCTGGTCTTCAAAAGGTCGATGATCAATTGGATCGAATCATTGGGCAGGTCTGCAGAGACGCGGACACTCCTCTCCCG TCCCTACTCTCAAACGGTAGCATAAGAAATAACTCTCAGCTCTGGATCGCCGACATGACT GGTAAATTTCGATGGCTCTCTGAGGAGCTGAAGGCTCGCATCTCAAACGAACGCCGACTCAAGGAGCAAGCAGACTGGAGTCACAAACGAATCAGG GATGTCGTCGAAAAAGCTGATGAAGACAAAGAATACTTCATTTCTGAACTGGACAAACAGAGCATGTTGCTTGATGAACTCGCCGCTCAGAAGAAAG GTTTAGAGTCAAAGAATAAACAAAATACCGATAACATTAAGGCTCTTCAG GATCGGATAGCTCAGCTGACTGCACATCTTGAGACG AGTACAAAAGCCTTGCACGCAACTGCTGAAGCCCTGGATGATCGGCAGAAGGTTCTAGAAGAATTTGAAGGTCTAAGG GGTGAACAGAGAGAGCGAGACAAACTTCACGACAAGTACGTCAG ATATAAGGAGAGAGTTGGAAGTATCCGTCGAGAACTTCAAGGAGCGAAATCGATTGCAGAGGATTACAGG CAAGAAGGTCTGGACGCTAGCAATTTGTCCTCAAGACTATTAGAG AGTCTGGACCGTATATCCAGTCCTAAAGCCAAGCAGCGCAAACTTTACCAATTTCCAGACACTCCTCCAACCAACTTGAG ACCCAGTAAAACTGTTCCTGATTGGTCTCCGATATCCGATAACACGATGTCTAATATCTCTGAAA ATCCGTCTCCTTTTGAAACTCCATTTAAAACAGAAGGAAAgagaggccacaaactcaaagATTATGGAAACAAAGGTTCCCTTGCCAGTACCGACTTGGACTTTAAAGAGAGGTAG